A single window of Bombus pascuorum chromosome 1, iyBomPasc1.1, whole genome shotgun sequence DNA harbors:
- the LOC132916120 gene encoding cytochrome P450 6k1-like: protein MILITLYWALCGLLTFSSMIVAAYLFMNQKFNYWTKRRIIQLEPMPIVGNFMDCLLLKKSSAQFLGDTYKYGEGLPLVGFYIFHKPCLLIRDPELAKHILVKDFEYFADRYATADEKHDRLGYANMILMKNPGWKSLRPKLTPIFTPGKIQKMFVLMLAVADDLGKHLDSLHLEGDGKVVECRDICTRFTTDIIGGIALGLKLGALQDPKTPFREYGRAIFDSTYQRNMEFLTITFIPQLSKYFKPKFFGKKATNFLRSVLSDVIKQRIDSRQKRNDLIDVLTEIRETYKNDERLKDYKFDGDDLVAQAAIFFAAGFETSAAIMSFTLYELALNPDIQQTLRTEIQDALEKTDGKITYDMITTLSYLDMVTSETLRKYPSVPNLNRVTLADYKVPNSDLVIEKGTPIFMTVMGLHYDTRYFPNPEKYDPLRFTDEAKSTRPSLAYLPFGAGPRICIGMRLGLMQSKLGIVQIIKDYEVSPCEKTTIPIVLDPQGVITTALGGVQLNIRKITTTAN, encoded by the exons ATGATTTTAATAACGCTATACTGGGCTCTGTGTGGCCTCCTTACCTTTTCGTCCATGATTGTTGCCGCTTATCTGTTCATGAATCAGAAATTCAACTACTGGACTAAACGAAGAATCATACAACTTGAACCTATGCCCATCGTAGGCAACTTCATGGACTGCTTACTGTTAAAAAAATCGAGCGCACAATTTCTCGGTGATACATACAAATATGGCGAAGGTTTGCCTTTGGTGGGTTTCTACATCTTTCACAAACCTTGTCTGTTAATTCGCGATCCAGAACTCGCGAAGCACATCCTAGTGAAGGACTTCGAGTATTTCGCTGACAGATACGCGACTGCAGATGAGAAACATGATCGTCTTGGATACGCAAATATGATACTGATGAAAAATCCAGGATGGAAATCTCTCAGACCAAAATTGACGCCGATTTTTACCCCAGGAAAGATACAGAAAATGTTCGTGTTAATGCTGGCGGTCGCCGACGACCTTGGAAAGCATCTCGATTCGTTGCATTTGGAAG GCGATGGAAAAGTAGTCGAGTGCAGAGATATTTGCACGAGGTTCACCACCGATATAATCGGAGGCATTGCACTTGGCTTAAAACTAGGTGCGTTACAGGATCCAAAAACACCATTCCGTGAATATGGCAGGGCGATCTTTGATTCTACTTACCAACGTAACATGGAGTTCCTTACCATAACATTCATACCTCAGTTATCCAAGTATTTCAAACCGAAATTCTTTGGGAAAAAAGCAACTAATTTCCTTCGATCTGTTTTGTCGGATGTGATTAAACAACGAATCGACTCGCGCCAAAAAAGAAATGACCTCATCGATGTGTTGACAGAGATCAGGGAGACATACAAGAACGACGAAAGATTAAAGGATTACA AATTCGATGGTGACGATTTAGTGGCACAAGCCGCCATATTTTTTGCTGCTGGTTTCGAAACATCTGCTGCTATCATGTCTTTCACACTGTACGAACTTGCACTGAATCCGGATATACAGCAGACACTTAGGACAGAGATTCAGGATGCTTTAGAGAAAACTGATGGAAAAATCACATACGATATG ATTACGACGCTATCATATCTCGATATGGTAACTTCGGAAACTCTTCGTAAATATCCATCTGTGCCAAATTTGAATCGAGTTACCCTTGCCGATTACAAAGTGCCTAATTCCGATCTGGTTATAGAGAAAGGCACCCCAATATTCATGACGGTAATGGGTTTGCACTACGATACGCGGTACTTCCCGAATCCGGAAAAATACGATCCACTCCGATTTACCGACGAAGCCAAAAGTACCAGGCCAAGTTTAGCCTACCTGCCCTTTGGTGCGGGACCCCGCATCTGCATTG GTATGCGACTGGGACTCATGCAATCCAAACTTGGAATCGTACAGATAATAAAGGACTACGAAGTTTCGCCGTGTGAAAAAACCACAATTCCAATCGTTCTAGATCCCCAAGGTGTCATCACGACAGCTTTAGGAGGAGTACAACTCAATATTCGAAAGATTACCACTACTGCCAATTAG